The window GTTTAGATATTGACAAAATCCTGGAGCTATCGGGTTCTTAAAAAGTGTTTGAAGATAACCTCATTGAATCACTTAACAAAACCCAATACTTCTTTTTAAATAGACAGAAAGGAATGGCCTCAATCATAATCTACTCTAAAATTTGAAAATAAAAAAAATCCCGGATTAGCGGGATTTTCAGTTCTTATCTTCTCATTTATTTGATCTCTACAGGAACCGAGATTTTATCCCAATCCATTGTGAATCCGTTATTGTTTATTTTATACACTAAAGTTTCCTGTGTTGCCGGTAAAGCTTTTGTTTTTACATCCACACGTAATGCATCTTTGGATTCTTCGTATTTATAAGCACCCCATTGCTTGGGCTCCTTGTTAAAAATGGCAGTCCACGTTCCGCTTTCTTTAGGGATTAGGAAAAAGCTGTATTTACCTGCAGCCAGTTTTTTACCCTGAACGGTAATGTCCTTATCCGTCTCAAAAGTAGTGGCTTCATTGGCTCCCGCACGCCACACTTTATTATAAGCTTCCAAACCACCCCAGATGGTACGCCCTTTAACAGAAGGACTGCTGTAAGCTATGGTGATGGTTGCATCTTTAATTTTTCCCGTAGCTGTGGCCGGAGGGCTGGCAGGCTTTTTAGCCTCCTGTGCAAAGGCATTTACTGAGATTGTCATTGCAGCAAAAAGTACGGTAGCAGAT of the Chryseobacterium aureum genome contains:
- a CDS encoding DUF2911 domain-containing protein, translating into MKTMIKSATVLFAAMTISVNAFAQEAKKPASPPATATGKIKDATITIAYSSPSVKGRTIWGGLEAYNKVWRAGANEATTFETDKDITVQGKKLAAGKYSFFLIPKESGTWTAIFNKEPKQWGAYKYEESKDALRVDVKTKALPATQETLVYKINNNGFTMDWDKISVPVEIK